One stretch of Hymenobacter chitinivorans DSM 11115 DNA includes these proteins:
- a CDS encoding chemotaxis protein CheA — translation MKSREEEYREIFMAEALEYYDAMSRHISELEKDPTDEKALNELFRLMHNLKANARAMGFNDIGEVAHRMETIFGLIRSKERTFSGSLVPVLFTGVDTIGSMIRGVDRDEPGPSPDLLLHNLDLLVEGQEPILEDESDKNSDEDASRKLELSDLVYIQIKKLDHLLNLVGELIIDRDRILTLSQEIGNSALQAAASHLFRIADDLQYSVMDARLVNVGSLFNKFPRVVRDVAVAEKKEVELTINGQDIQIDRNILQIITDALLHLVRNAIGHGLETPAERKRAGKPEQGNLTLSAQTERDDVLIQVIDDGKGIDVEQVRRKAVERGLVSAEVSRSLDAHAVRAFLFEPGFSMAKEVTDISGRGVGLDVVKLAIDSLGGQLRVDSVLGQGTTFTLVLPTSIAVKGALLFELEERSYAIPLMHTDSVVSLQPTQLHVVGGILMARLLGENIPVVDLRKLLHSNDGPLLPAVKSELAGRQDIIIVNYNNRKLGLIVDRFLRQQDIVIKPMSKPLDMIDLFGGVTLLGSGQVCLVIDVPALTRLFLAKRP, via the coding sequence ATGAAATCAAGGGAAGAGGAATACCGGGAAATCTTCATGGCCGAGGCACTCGAGTATTACGATGCTATGAGTCGCCACATCAGCGAGTTGGAGAAAGACCCGACGGATGAGAAAGCCCTGAACGAGCTGTTTCGGCTGATGCACAATCTCAAGGCCAACGCCCGGGCCATGGGGTTCAACGACATCGGCGAAGTGGCCCACCGGATGGAAACCATCTTCGGCCTGATTCGCAGCAAGGAGCGCACTTTTTCGGGGTCTTTGGTGCCTGTGCTCTTTACCGGCGTCGATACCATTGGCAGCATGATTCGCGGCGTGGACCGGGATGAGCCCGGCCCCAGCCCCGATTTGCTGCTGCATAATTTGGACCTACTGGTGGAAGGGCAGGAGCCCATCCTGGAGGACGAAAGCGACAAAAACTCCGACGAGGATGCTTCGCGCAAACTGGAACTATCGGACCTGGTGTACATCCAGATTAAAAAGCTGGACCACCTGCTCAATCTGGTCGGTGAGCTGATTATCGACCGGGACCGGATCCTAACCTTGAGCCAGGAAATTGGCAACTCGGCGCTACAGGCGGCTGCTTCCCACTTGTTCCGGATTGCCGACGACCTGCAATACAGCGTCATGGATGCGCGCCTGGTAAACGTGGGCTCCTTGTTCAACAAGTTTCCCCGGGTAGTGCGCGACGTGGCCGTAGCGGAAAAGAAGGAAGTGGAGCTGACCATCAACGGGCAGGATATCCAGATTGACCGCAACATTCTGCAAATCATCACTGATGCGCTGCTGCACCTGGTGCGTAACGCTATTGGCCACGGCCTGGAAACGCCCGCGGAGCGCAAGCGGGCCGGCAAACCGGAACAGGGCAACCTCACGCTGTCGGCCCAGACGGAGCGCGACGACGTGCTGATTCAGGTAATCGACGACGGCAAGGGCATTGACGTGGAGCAAGTGCGCCGTAAGGCCGTGGAGCGCGGGTTGGTGTCGGCGGAGGTTTCCCGGTCCCTGGATGCTCATGCGGTGCGGGCCTTCCTGTTCGAACCCGGCTTTTCCATGGCCAAGGAGGTAACCGATATTTCGGGCCGGGGCGTGGGCCTGGACGTAGTGAAACTGGCCATTGATTCCCTCGGCGGGCAGCTGCGCGTCGATTCGGTGCTAGGGCAGGGCACTACCTTTACCCTGGTGCTGCCTACCTCGATTGCCGTCAAGGGCGCCTTGCTTTTTGAGCTGGAAGAGCGCAGCTACGCCATTCCCCTGATGCACACCGACTCTGTTGTGTCGCTGCAGCCCACGCAGCTGCACGTGGTGGGAGGCATCCTGATGGCCCGTTTGCTCGGGGAAAATATTCCCGTTGTAGATTTGCGCAAGCTCCTCCATAGCAATGATGGTCCGCTGCTGCCCGCCGTAAAATCGGAACTGGCCGGCCGACAGGACATTATCATTGTTAATTACAACAATCGTAAGCTTGGCTTAATCGTGGACCGTTTCCTGCGCCAGCAGGATATAGTTATTAAGCCAATGAGTAAACCATTGGATATGATTGACTTATTCGGGGGCGTGACGCTCCTGGGAAGCGGTCAGGTCTGCCTGGTTATTGATGTGCCGGCGCTCACGCGACTTTTTCTAGCCAAGCGACCATAA
- a CDS encoding RCC1 domain-containing protein, which translates to MLISTLRLGGLLLLLLLAPRIWAQRLAAGDTHNLVIHPDGTLWAWGDNQAGELGDGSQSTQPRPVPVGTATWQTVAANSLYSAGIRSDGTLWTWGRNTYGQLGDGTTYDVAVPQQVGTASTWASVACGFSHTVAVRADGTLWTWGRNNYGQLGNGSSSGTIVQRTPVQVGTATTWRSVKAGIYHTLALKADGTLWAWGDNSQYQLGVNGVQQNTPVQVGTDANWVSISAGSYFSLALKADGTLWSWGENGAGQLGSGTTATRYSPTQVGTATTWRSVAAGNAHSVAVRRDGTLWTWGYNGNGQLGNGTRGDTKQLVPTQVGTATSWANLAAGEDHTLAQRADNSIYAWGINQRSQIGQGFPFTSSFNQVIEYFGVTSWSQVNAGYYTSLAHSGTNTLFGWGANGNGQIGNNSTSDYNTPVPVPVSSWQSTATGSAHTVGVKTDGSLWGWGDNRQGQAGISNYQYYYTPIRIGSATTWKTVAAGYAHSAGVRTDGTLWTWGRDNDGQLGNGTATGNRSTPQQVGSGTTWARVACGASHTAAIRQDGTLWAWGNNASGQVGTGSAGGLEQEPVQVGTATTWASVAAGTSFTVAVGKDGSLWAWGDNQYGQLGDGTTTPRPSPVRIGTASTWAGVAAGYGHVVALRTDGTLWAWGLNANGQLGNGTTTNRLVPQQVSSLASWTDVSAGSYHTLAVRGGTQLWSAGLNDHGQLGQTPVIPVPTLVPNGGLTLAATATAPPAGWALVPNPAHDQVQVLGLPAYSPSGSMMCGANWYVPPPHPTSQPVGWPRASICCRSRL; encoded by the coding sequence ATGTTAATTTCTACTTTGCGACTCGGCGGGTTGCTGCTGTTGTTGCTGCTAGCTCCGCGCATTTGGGCCCAACGGCTGGCCGCCGGTGATACGCACAACCTGGTCATCCACCCGGACGGCACGCTCTGGGCCTGGGGCGACAACCAAGCCGGGGAACTGGGCGATGGTAGCCAAAGTACCCAGCCCCGTCCGGTGCCAGTAGGAACCGCCACCTGGCAAACCGTCGCCGCGAATTCCCTCTACTCGGCCGGCATCCGCTCCGATGGCACGCTCTGGACCTGGGGCCGTAATACCTACGGCCAGCTCGGCGACGGCACCACTTACGACGTAGCCGTTCCGCAGCAAGTGGGCACAGCTAGTACCTGGGCCAGCGTGGCTTGCGGCTTCAGCCACACCGTGGCCGTGCGCGCCGACGGCACGCTCTGGACCTGGGGCCGCAACAACTACGGCCAACTCGGCAACGGCAGCTCCAGCGGCACCATTGTTCAGCGCACCCCGGTGCAGGTGGGCACTGCCACTACCTGGCGCAGTGTGAAAGCGGGTATCTACCACACCCTGGCCCTCAAAGCCGATGGCACGCTCTGGGCCTGGGGCGACAACTCGCAGTACCAGCTGGGCGTCAACGGCGTGCAGCAAAATACGCCCGTGCAGGTCGGCACCGATGCCAACTGGGTGAGTATAAGCGCCGGATCATATTTCTCCCTGGCCCTCAAGGCGGATGGCACTCTGTGGAGCTGGGGCGAAAATGGCGCCGGCCAGCTCGGCAGTGGCACTACTGCCACCCGGTACTCTCCCACGCAAGTCGGCACAGCTACCACTTGGCGCAGTGTGGCGGCCGGCAACGCCCACTCAGTGGCCGTGCGCCGCGACGGGACGCTCTGGACCTGGGGCTACAATGGCAACGGCCAACTCGGCAACGGCACCCGCGGCGACACCAAACAGCTCGTGCCCACCCAGGTAGGCACAGCTACGAGCTGGGCAAACCTAGCCGCCGGCGAAGACCACACGCTGGCCCAGCGGGCGGATAACTCGATTTATGCCTGGGGTATCAACCAACGCTCCCAAATCGGCCAGGGCTTCCCTTTTACCTCCTCCTTCAACCAGGTAATAGAATATTTCGGCGTCACGAGCTGGAGCCAGGTAAACGCCGGCTACTACACCTCACTTGCCCACAGCGGCACGAATACGCTCTTTGGCTGGGGCGCGAATGGCAACGGCCAGATCGGCAATAACTCAACCTCCGACTATAATACGCCCGTACCCGTCCCTGTCTCGTCCTGGCAGAGCACGGCCACCGGCTCCGCCCATACCGTAGGAGTAAAAACCGATGGCAGCCTCTGGGGCTGGGGCGATAACCGGCAGGGCCAAGCGGGCATTAGTAATTATCAGTACTACTACACGCCCATTCGGATTGGCAGCGCCACCACTTGGAAAACCGTGGCGGCAGGCTACGCCCACTCGGCCGGCGTGCGCACCGACGGTACGCTCTGGACCTGGGGGCGCGACAACGACGGGCAGCTCGGCAACGGCACGGCGACCGGCAATAGAAGCACTCCGCAACAGGTGGGCTCCGGCACGACCTGGGCCCGCGTGGCCTGTGGGGCCAGCCATACCGCAGCCATTCGGCAGGACGGCACGCTCTGGGCCTGGGGCAACAATGCCAGCGGCCAGGTGGGCACCGGCAGTGCCGGCGGCTTGGAGCAGGAACCCGTGCAGGTAGGAACGGCCACCACTTGGGCCAGCGTAGCCGCGGGCACGTCGTTTACGGTAGCCGTGGGTAAGGATGGCAGCCTCTGGGCCTGGGGCGACAATCAGTACGGCCAACTCGGCGACGGTACCACCACCCCGCGCCCTAGCCCCGTGCGCATTGGTACGGCCAGCACCTGGGCGGGCGTGGCCGCGGGCTACGGGCACGTGGTGGCCCTGCGCACCGATGGCACACTCTGGGCCTGGGGGCTGAATGCTAACGGCCAACTCGGCAACGGCACGACGACCAACCGCCTGGTACCGCAGCAGGTAAGCAGCCTTGCTAGCTGGACGGACGTTTCGGCGGGCAGTTACCACACGCTGGCCGTGCGGGGCGGAACGCAGCTCTGGTCGGCTGGGCTCAATGACCACGGCCAGCTGGGCCAGACGCCCGTCATTCCGGTGCCCACGCTGGTTCCCAACGGCGGCCTGACTCTGGCGGCCACTGCCACCGCTCCTCCGGCCGGTTGGGCGCTGGTTCCCAACCCCGCGCACGACCAAGTACAGGTGCTCGGCTTGCCGGCCTACTCACCGTCTGGATCTATGATGTGCGGGGCCAACTGGTACGTACCGCCGCCGCACCCAACATCTCAACCCGTGGGCTGGCCCCGGGCCTCTATCTGCTGCAGGTCGCGCCTATAG
- a CDS encoding chemotaxis protein CheB: protein MLGDLPAFERLELTRLLHAEPDLRVVGSATSPSELVAQARRLRPGLVIASENQVAGLERLSRQQAVPVLLYSATAAGRVVPRELAQWGVADYLQPIPSKDHPEFARCRQQMVAKIRAVCQQPSRPTLAKRQLIAIPPSGVAVIGGSTGGAQAVETLVRALPASLTSAVLVAIHLPAHFTESFVNRLRRATSLPVVVGKPGTTLEAGKIIVAPGGQNMVVRSLVRGPWQSWHTDTTTETGPVLDEPSVDLLMQSVAHTIGRNTLGVVLTGLGRDGTQGAHTIRQHGGVIIAQDEASSAVFGMPKSVIQTGAANIVAPLHDIAGYIGRLATQLRINRASSFSSSTQFATR, encoded by the coding sequence TTGCTCGGTGATCTGCCCGCTTTCGAGCGGCTGGAACTGACTAGGTTGCTGCACGCTGAGCCCGATTTGCGGGTAGTTGGCTCGGCAACTAGCCCCTCGGAGCTAGTAGCGCAGGCCCGCCGGTTACGTCCGGGGCTGGTTATTGCGAGTGAAAATCAGGTAGCGGGCTTGGAGCGCCTGAGTCGGCAGCAGGCCGTGCCGGTGCTGCTCTACAGCGCTACGGCCGCTGGCCGGGTGGTACCCCGGGAACTGGCGCAGTGGGGCGTCGCGGATTACCTCCAACCGATTCCTAGCAAAGACCATCCGGAATTTGCCCGCTGCCGCCAGCAGATGGTCGCCAAGATTCGCGCCGTTTGTCAACAGCCCTCGCGGCCTACTCTGGCCAAACGGCAGCTTATCGCAATACCGCCGAGCGGCGTAGCGGTAATTGGGGGCTCTACCGGTGGGGCGCAGGCTGTGGAAACGCTCGTGCGGGCACTGCCGGCTTCGCTTACGAGCGCCGTGCTGGTAGCCATCCACTTACCGGCACACTTCACCGAATCCTTCGTCAACCGTCTGCGGCGGGCTACATCGTTGCCCGTTGTTGTGGGCAAGCCGGGTACAACCCTGGAAGCAGGCAAGATTATCGTAGCTCCCGGCGGACAAAACATGGTAGTCCGCTCCCTGGTACGGGGGCCGTGGCAGTCGTGGCACACCGATACGACAACCGAGACAGGACCAGTGCTCGACGAACCGTCCGTAGACTTATTGATGCAGTCGGTAGCGCACACGATAGGGCGCAACACGCTGGGCGTTGTCCTCACCGGCTTGGGGCGCGACGGTACCCAGGGGGCCCACACCATCCGGCAGCACGGCGGGGTGATTATTGCGCAGGACGAGGCTTCTTCGGCCGTTTTCGGCATGCCCAAGTCCGTTATTCAGACCGGAGCCGCCAACATCGTAGCTCCTTTGCACGACATTGCGGGCTATATCGGTCGGTTGGCTACGCAGTTGCGCATCAACCGGGCTTCTTCTTTCTCTTCATCCACGCAGTTTGCCACTCGATGA
- a CDS encoding chemotaxis protein CheC, with product MTELERDIIREILNIGLARAADSFAVIAQEKVLLEVPNLDIMPGSNILDKVHEFEGTHAIIQSDIRGEFNGTTLMFFSGQHVQRLSRVCLRMSVPDSIQIDEMQESLLLEISNIITGALVTQLANILKAKIYGAPPKAPKGNIAASLTSLIASQPKVQPLIFSVITQFSDKENSVELPLMLFFDRNTFEKILDIIRTYDFLGGQESNPMG from the coding sequence ATGACGGAACTAGAGCGTGATATTATCCGCGAGATTCTGAACATTGGATTGGCCCGTGCGGCTGACTCCTTTGCCGTAATCGCGCAGGAAAAGGTGCTGCTGGAAGTTCCGAATCTGGACATTATGCCCGGGAGCAATATCCTGGATAAGGTACACGAGTTCGAAGGCACTCACGCCATTATTCAATCCGATATTCGGGGCGAGTTCAACGGCACGACGCTGATGTTCTTCTCCGGCCAGCACGTGCAGCGCCTCTCGCGGGTCTGCCTGCGCATGTCGGTGCCCGACTCGATTCAGATTGATGAGATGCAGGAGTCACTGTTGCTGGAAATCAGCAACATCATCACCGGCGCCCTGGTCACCCAGCTGGCTAATATTCTCAAGGCCAAAATTTACGGGGCGCCGCCCAAGGCTCCCAAGGGCAACATCGCCGCGTCGCTGACCAGTCTGATTGCCAGCCAGCCCAAGGTGCAGCCCCTGATTTTCTCGGTTATTACCCAGTTCTCGGACAAGGAAAACTCGGTGGAGCTGCCCCTGATGCTGTTTTTCGACCGGAATACCTTCGAAAAGATTCTGGACATTATCCGGACCTATGACTTTCTCGGTGGCCAGGAAAGCAACCCAATGGGGTAA
- a CDS encoding phage holin family protein, with translation MGFLLKLLLTAIITYVLARFLPGAHLGGFTDAILLVIVLAILNAVLKPILKILGFPITVLTLGLFLLVINAVIVLLADWLLAGFKLDGFISALIFSVALSLVTSVVDMVID, from the coding sequence ATGGGTTTTCTCCTCAAGCTGCTCCTAACCGCCATCATCACCTACGTGCTGGCCCGCTTCCTGCCCGGGGCCCACTTGGGCGGCTTCACCGATGCTATTCTGCTGGTCATCGTGCTGGCCATTCTGAATGCGGTACTCAAGCCAATTCTGAAGATTCTGGGCTTCCCGATTACGGTGCTGACGCTGGGGCTGTTTCTGCTGGTCATCAATGCCGTCATCGTGCTGCTGGCCGACTGGCTGCTGGCCGGCTTCAAGCTCGACGGCTTCATTTCGGCCCTGATCTTCAGCGTCGCCCTGTCGTTGGTTACCTCGGTGGTCGACATGGTCATTGACTAG
- a CDS encoding agmatinase family protein produces the protein MSSSAASSLEKKLAAFDPNALGDSAGGLYGLPFTVDEAQVVVVPVPWEVTVSYRGGTAQGPEAIREASLQVDLYEPDIPEAWRMGLAMEEPDEKVAEESRNLRTLAAEYIGWLEAGQPTNKAQKFATVPAQVTERGKALVEYLQKKTGAYLDAGKGVVLLGGDHSTPLGYMHALAERHEEFGILQIDAHCDLRPAYEGFQYSHASIMYNALQLPQVKKLVQVGIRDLCQQEAELVDQSGGRVVMFHNRFLSNEKFAKKSWKKVCGKIIAQLPPKVYLSFDIDGLDPKLCPGTGTPVPGGLEFEEALYLIRTIVESGREIIGCDLNEVAPGDTEWNAIVGARLLFQMAHWMGVSQGRIKAKISEK, from the coding sequence ATGTCTTCATCGGCTGCTTCCAGTCTGGAAAAAAAACTTGCTGCTTTTGACCCCAACGCCCTCGGCGACAGTGCCGGCGGCCTGTACGGGCTACCCTTCACCGTGGACGAGGCCCAGGTAGTGGTAGTGCCCGTGCCCTGGGAAGTAACCGTTTCGTACCGCGGTGGTACGGCCCAGGGCCCCGAAGCCATTCGGGAGGCCTCCCTGCAGGTGGACCTCTACGAACCCGACATTCCCGAAGCCTGGCGTATGGGGTTGGCCATGGAAGAGCCGGACGAGAAAGTGGCCGAGGAAAGCCGCAATCTGCGCACTCTGGCCGCCGAGTACATTGGTTGGCTCGAAGCCGGGCAGCCGACCAATAAGGCCCAGAAATTTGCCACGGTGCCGGCCCAGGTGACGGAGCGGGGCAAGGCCCTGGTGGAATACCTCCAGAAGAAAACCGGGGCCTACCTCGATGCTGGCAAGGGCGTGGTGCTGCTGGGCGGCGACCATAGCACGCCGCTGGGCTATATGCATGCCCTGGCCGAGCGGCACGAGGAATTTGGCATACTGCAGATTGATGCCCACTGCGACCTGCGGCCGGCCTACGAAGGCTTCCAGTACTCGCACGCCTCCATTATGTACAATGCCCTGCAGCTGCCCCAGGTCAAGAAGCTGGTGCAAGTCGGCATCCGGGACCTGTGCCAGCAGGAGGCCGAGCTGGTGGACCAGTCGGGGGGCCGGGTGGTGATGTTCCACAACCGGTTTTTGTCGAACGAGAAGTTTGCCAAGAAGTCGTGGAAGAAGGTCTGCGGCAAAATCATTGCCCAGCTGCCGCCCAAAGTCTACCTGAGCTTCGACATCGACGGGCTGGACCCCAAGCTCTGCCCCGGCACCGGCACGCCCGTGCCCGGCGGCCTGGAGTTTGAGGAAGCTCTGTACCTGATTCGCACGATTGTGGAGTCGGGCCGGGAAATCATCGGCTGCGACCTGAACGAGGTAGCGCCCGGCGACACCGAGTGGAACGCCATTGTGGGGGCCCGCCTGCTGTTTCAGATGGCGCACTGGATGGGCGTGTCCCAGGGCCGCATCAAAGCCAAGATTTCGGAGAAATAG